From one Thermatribacter velox genomic stretch:
- a CDS encoding DNA internalization-related competence protein ComEC/Rec2, producing MLLAFKKRWMFAVAFFAFWMLGGTMFYSVTFLEPFDFFLELDRQQITLEGVLLPENENLFLVNLNRFFVYSPQILIAGNSELTNKLAYQKVQLSGVFRLFPSCANPGVTNVRTFYFQKRTVGYLEKVKIISIQKNNPWYQFMGAVEKLREKLFKKWDAYLKETFPLFLSLLTGQKTREFYGQSNVFQEVGVFHLFCVSGLHLGLVGGLVLWLVQKLFPHRHLVSFLIVVLFTFLYLCMANMAPSALRAWIMFSSYLLSQRLGRNTSQISYFLVALLVMVALDPGLIFDTGAQLSFASTLGIIFFLQSEIRSLSFLNVYLKVVWNSLGITLSAIAFNMPFLLVKGFTFSSLAFVGNLVVAPFLEVVLVLSLFIQPVAFITPQMSQYLGRMLYHLFKALCFIAQELTFLPHFFWDFSVQKDVIKGWLFWFLLLMIPIGLSLFRKQKTAWLKIVLVLVFSGLVLYLTVFIWKPLDKSEVWVLDVGQGLSIGVIKGEKAVLIDAGGYVPWYGNIGKNVIGRFLHFKGVKKIDSVFITHFHKDHTNGITGLMNAFGRFSTFVPASGKSNLAQGVRPVFELSSYQELPIFEDVVLKIFPVKAGGDTNNQALLFKICFPSFSILVTGDIEEEGIAELAPFLLSLRSEVIVMPHHGKYLQNLRWFLDKVKPRLAIISCGENEFGHPNPETIALLNELDIKTLVTRKEGAVCFWTAPRGGMSFASQGKGNRF from the coding sequence ATGCTTTTAGCTTTCAAGAAACGCTGGATGTTTGCTGTAGCCTTCTTCGCTTTCTGGATGCTGGGAGGTACGATGTTTTATTCGGTAACTTTTTTAGAGCCTTTTGACTTTTTTCTGGAGCTCGACAGACAGCAGATTACACTTGAGGGGGTTCTTCTTCCTGAAAACGAAAACCTGTTCCTGGTCAACCTTAATAGATTTTTCGTGTATTCTCCACAGATACTTATCGCTGGAAACAGCGAATTAACTAATAAACTTGCTTACCAGAAAGTGCAGCTAAGCGGGGTCTTCAGGTTATTCCCTTCCTGTGCTAATCCAGGGGTTACCAATGTACGGACATTTTATTTCCAGAAGCGTACAGTGGGATACTTAGAGAAGGTCAAAATTATATCCATCCAGAAAAATAACCCTTGGTATCAGTTTATGGGGGCAGTAGAAAAGTTGAGGGAGAAACTTTTTAAGAAGTGGGATGCTTACCTTAAGGAAACCTTCCCGCTGTTTCTCTCCCTTTTAACAGGACAAAAGACGAGGGAATTCTATGGACAGAGCAATGTCTTTCAGGAAGTAGGAGTTTTTCACCTTTTTTGCGTGTCGGGACTTCACCTCGGATTGGTTGGGGGTCTTGTACTCTGGCTGGTTCAAAAACTCTTTCCACACAGACACCTTGTTTCTTTCCTGATAGTTGTTTTGTTCACCTTTTTGTATCTCTGCATGGCCAATATGGCTCCTTCCGCCTTGCGAGCCTGGATAATGTTTAGCTCTTACCTTTTAAGCCAGCGCCTGGGTAGGAACACAAGTCAAATAAGTTATTTCCTGGTAGCCCTATTAGTGATGGTCGCTCTGGATCCTGGGCTTATATTCGATACTGGCGCTCAGCTTTCTTTTGCTTCCACTTTGGGAATCATTTTCTTTCTCCAGAGTGAAATCCGTTCCCTTTCGTTTCTCAACGTGTACTTAAAGGTGGTTTGGAATTCACTGGGAATAACCCTTTCTGCCATAGCTTTCAATATGCCTTTTTTACTTGTCAAGGGATTCACTTTTTCCAGTCTGGCTTTTGTAGGCAATCTCGTAGTTGCTCCTTTTTTGGAGGTAGTTCTTGTCCTCTCGCTTTTTATCCAACCTGTCGCTTTTATTACCCCCCAAATGTCACAGTACTTGGGAAGAATGTTGTACCATCTCTTTAAAGCATTGTGTTTCATAGCTCAGGAATTAACCTTTCTACCTCATTTTTTCTGGGATTTTTCCGTTCAAAAAGATGTAATCAAAGGATGGTTATTCTGGTTTCTTTTATTGATGATTCCAATTGGCTTGTCCCTGTTTAGAAAGCAAAAAACAGCCTGGTTAAAAATTGTATTAGTGCTGGTCTTTTCAGGCCTTGTTTTGTATTTGACGGTGTTTATATGGAAACCTTTAGATAAATCCGAAGTTTGGGTTCTTGATGTGGGACAGGGCCTTTCCATAGGAGTGATCAAAGGGGAGAAAGCTGTGTTAATAGATGCCGGTGGTTATGTGCCTTGGTATGGGAATATTGGCAAAAACGTCATTGGACGATTTTTGCATTTCAAAGGTGTGAAGAAAATCGATAGTGTGTTTATAACCCATTTCCACAAAGACCACACCAATGGAATAACGGGATTAATGAATGCCTTTGGGCGTTTTTCTACTTTTGTTCCTGCGTCTGGGAAATCAAATCTTGCGCAGGGCGTCCGACCTGTTTTTGAGCTATCTTCTTACCAGGAATTGCCAATTTTTGAGGACGTTGTGCTAAAAATTTTCCCAGTCAAAGCTGGTGGAGATACCAATAACCAGGCACTGCTCTTCAAAATATGCTTCCCTTCCTTTAGTATATTGGTAACAGGAGACATTGAAGAAGAGGGAATTGCCGAACTTGCTCCTTTTCTTTTAAGTTTGAGGAGCGAGGTCATAGTTATGCCACACCATGGTAAGTATCTTCAAAACTTGAGATGGTTTCTTGACAAGGTGAAGCCACGTTTAGCAATAATCTCCTGTGGCGAAAATGAGTTTGGACATCCCAACCCTGAAACAATAGCTTTACTTAATGAACTTGACATAAAAACGCTGGTAACCCGGAAAGAAGGAGCAGTTTGTTTTTGGACGGCACCGAGAGGAGGAATGAGCTTTGCAAGCCAGGGTAAAGGCAACCGCTTTTGA
- the holA gene encoding DNA polymerase III subunit delta, translated as MQARVKATAFEKWLQEKFKGNALLFVGKVNQEFFRKAYLEPLMKHFGVSRIIKIETPQEWEEQSKDLLQASLFGNQRTIVLFQEPEEDTFFKVKKLLTHDSALILIGVLKNKPKRLHDVPQVVLRNLSPANTLPRSIAQSLSRMPSASVKKLIHYWHEMDLKEEDVIQFLGCFPNLQNIKPEDVEAYFESEEKSILFHFLDATIEGKTEKALTYLDLLLKRGFPHTLLVSNLTRKLRLILQCLEEQQPVDLWTERKVSNYELRKIAQQCKKFSLQKIKTAFRILRESDRILKTSSVPPEDTLLDMVIKLTGL; from the coding sequence TTGCAAGCCAGGGTAAAGGCAACCGCTTTTGAAAAGTGGCTCCAGGAGAAGTTTAAGGGTAATGCTCTTCTTTTTGTCGGGAAGGTAAATCAGGAATTTTTCAGAAAAGCCTATCTCGAACCTTTGATGAAACATTTTGGTGTGTCCCGAATTATTAAGATAGAAACACCTCAGGAATGGGAAGAGCAAAGCAAGGATTTGCTGCAGGCATCACTTTTTGGAAATCAGAGAACCATCGTTCTCTTCCAGGAGCCAGAGGAAGACACGTTCTTCAAAGTCAAGAAATTGTTAACTCACGACTCAGCTTTAATTCTTATAGGCGTCTTGAAGAACAAACCCAAACGCCTGCATGACGTACCACAGGTTGTGTTGCGCAATCTCTCCCCGGCCAACACCCTTCCGCGCTCCATTGCCCAGTCACTATCCAGAATGCCTTCAGCTTCCGTTAAAAAACTTATTCATTACTGGCATGAAATGGACCTTAAAGAAGAAGATGTGATTCAATTTCTGGGTTGTTTCCCCAATTTGCAGAACATAAAACCAGAAGATGTGGAAGCGTATTTTGAAAGTGAGGAAAAAAGCATTCTCTTTCACTTTCTGGATGCTACTATCGAAGGGAAAACAGAGAAGGCCCTAACCTATCTCGATTTGCTATTAAAGAGAGGGTTTCCTCATACGCTTTTAGTTTCCAACCTTACCAGAAAGTTAAGGCTAATCTTACAGTGTCTGGAGGAACAGCAACCGGTTGACCTCTGGACAGAAAGAAAAGTAAGCAACTATGAATTACGCAAAATTGCACAACAATGTAAAAAATTCTCACTCCAAAAAATCAAAACCGCTTTCCGCATTCTGCGAGAAAGCGATAGAATACTCAAAACATCTTCAGTTCCACCAGAAGATACACTCCTTGATATGGTAATAAAACTGACTGGTCTTTGA
- the rpsT gene encoding 30S ribosomal protein S20 — translation MPNTKSALKNLRKSERRRLRNKSIKSATKTYIKKFLNMLQSGNIDEAREFFLKEVVKKIDMAASKGVFHKNKAARLKSRLYQKLNKALASSQV, via the coding sequence ATGCCAAACACTAAATCGGCGCTAAAGAACTTGAGAAAAAGCGAACGGAGAAGATTGCGCAATAAGTCAATAAAGAGCGCTACTAAGACCTATATCAAAAAGTTCCTGAACATGCTTCAGAGCGGAAACATAGATGAAGCAAGGGAGTTCTTTCTGAAAGAAGTTGTAAAGAAAATTGATATGGCTGCCTCAAAGGGCGTTTTTCATAAAAACAAAGCAGCCAGACTGAAATCCCGTCTCTATCAAAAGCTTAATAAAGCGCTTGCTTCTTCCCAGGTTTGA
- the rplM gene encoding 50S ribosomal protein L13, producing the protein MEQKTYIPKVQEIQRKWYLINAEGLTLGRLASRIATLLMGKHKSNYTPFFDTGDFVVVINAEKIKVTGKKLEQKLYRHHTGYPGHLKEEKLVDLLARKPEAVIRRAVWGMLPHNRLGRRLIRKLKVYAGPQHPHQAQQPIPLAIEE; encoded by the coding sequence ATGGAGCAAAAAACTTATATCCCGAAAGTTCAAGAGATACAAAGAAAATGGTATCTCATTAATGCTGAAGGGCTTACTCTGGGTCGTTTAGCCTCCAGGATTGCTACTCTTTTGATGGGAAAGCACAAGAGTAACTATACACCTTTCTTTGATACTGGAGACTTTGTGGTCGTCATTAACGCGGAAAAAATAAAAGTTACCGGGAAGAAGTTGGAGCAGAAGTTATATCGTCATCACACCGGATACCCTGGACATCTTAAAGAAGAGAAATTAGTTGACCTTTTAGCTCGTAAGCCCGAAGCAGTTATTCGCCGGGCAGTATGGGGGATGCTTCCCCACAACCGCCTTGGAAGACGTTTAATTCGTAAGCTTAAAGTTTATGCTGGTCCGCAGCATCCTCATCAAGCCCAGCAACCCATTCCCCTTGCGATTGAGGAGTGA
- the rpsI gene encoding 30S ribosomal protein S9 — protein sequence MKYYATGRRKTSVARVWLTLGSGKITVNGRSLEDYFPRQTHRILVEKPLVLTGSEGRFNVEAKVEGGGLSGQAGAIAHGIARALLLIDESMKPTLKKAGLLTRDPRMKERKKYGQPAARKSFQFSKR from the coding sequence ATGAAATATTATGCGACTGGACGAAGAAAAACCTCGGTAGCTCGAGTATGGCTTACCCTGGGTAGTGGCAAAATAACTGTAAACGGCCGTTCTCTGGAAGATTATTTCCCACGTCAGACTCATCGAATTCTGGTAGAGAAACCGCTTGTTTTAACTGGAAGCGAGGGCAGATTTAACGTAGAAGCAAAGGTAGAAGGTGGAGGATTGAGTGGGCAAGCAGGAGCCATAGCCCATGGTATTGCTCGGGCATTGCTTTTAATTGATGAGAGTATGAAACCAACTCTTAAGAAAGCTGGGCTTTTAACCCGTGACCCGAGAATGAAAGAACGCAAAAAATATGGCCAGCCCGCAGCAAGAAAAAGCTTCCAGTTCTCAAAGCGATAA
- a CDS encoding alanine racemase, translating into MHYPLLKIHTQAIRHNIRAILQKLNQWQLRAVAITKGFCADLPLVKLFLEEGITCFGDSNPGNLLKIKHTFSTRNSDLQLYLIRLPMSSEIQLIVDNNIVPFVSNFESLQLLNHAAYKVGKFQKVILAVEGGDAREGFLEEEILGNFNFKALKYVDIVGLGTTLACLNGVLPDLDIVTRLVALKKQLEEKLDKELTLSVGGTTFLELWEGEPLPRGVDEIRMGEAFLFGHDISRKKAFSWLNQDAFEVVAEIVEVKRKQPLWGKARGFDAFGKTSAFLLSGEEKERALVAIGKQDVDENQLYPEDKNVTIIGATSNYLVLDVSKSSQNYKPGDTLSFRAGYGAVLRAFLSPYVSKIYF; encoded by the coding sequence ATGCATTATCCTCTTTTAAAGATTCACACGCAAGCTATTCGGCACAACATAAGGGCTATTCTGCAAAAACTTAACCAATGGCAGCTCAGGGCGGTGGCAATTACCAAAGGTTTTTGTGCCGATTTGCCTCTGGTCAAACTATTTCTGGAAGAGGGAATTACCTGTTTTGGAGATTCTAATCCCGGCAATTTGCTGAAAATCAAACACACTTTCTCTACCAGAAATAGCGATTTGCAGCTTTACCTGATTCGCCTCCCCATGAGCTCGGAAATTCAACTCATTGTTGACAACAATATAGTACCTTTCGTATCGAATTTCGAGAGCTTACAACTGCTGAATCATGCAGCGTATAAGGTAGGTAAGTTTCAGAAGGTGATTCTGGCGGTCGAGGGAGGGGACGCAAGGGAAGGATTTCTTGAAGAAGAAATACTTGGTAATTTCAATTTCAAAGCCTTAAAGTACGTCGACATTGTTGGATTAGGCACCACTTTAGCCTGCTTAAATGGAGTATTGCCTGACTTGGACATCGTTACCCGACTGGTCGCGCTTAAAAAGCAGTTGGAGGAAAAACTTGATAAAGAGTTGACGCTGTCGGTAGGAGGGACCACTTTTTTGGAATTGTGGGAAGGAGAACCACTTCCCAGAGGAGTCGATGAAATCCGCATGGGGGAAGCATTCCTGTTTGGCCACGATATAAGCAGGAAGAAGGCTTTTTCCTGGTTGAATCAGGACGCTTTCGAGGTAGTGGCTGAAATTGTGGAAGTTAAACGGAAGCAACCTCTCTGGGGCAAAGCCAGGGGATTCGATGCTTTTGGTAAAACATCAGCTTTTTTGCTTAGCGGGGAGGAAAAAGAGAGAGCATTGGTAGCCATAGGGAAACAGGATGTTGATGAAAACCAATTATACCCTGAAGATAAAAATGTTACAATAATTGGTGCAACAAGCAATTATCTCGTTTTGGATGTAAGTAAAAGTTCTCAAAATTACAAGCCAGGTGATACCCTGAGTTTCAGGGCTGGGTATGGAGCCGTTTTGAGGGCTTTTCTTTCACCGTATGTCAGTAAAATTTACTTTTGA
- the argF gene encoding ornithine carbamoyltransferase, with the protein MQSFKGRDFIDIADFSKEEIEYILYTALELKRRLFLKQEISLLKEKVLALLFEKPSLRTRVSFELAMLQLGGKALYLGPQEVGLGKREAIKDVALVLSRMVDGIMIRTFAHSNVLELANYATVPVINGLSDLHHPCQIMGDLLTIKEKKGRLEDLKICFVGDGNNVCNSLVVASAVLGLETWVSTPPRYKPDAGVWEWAESLSKKSGAKIVYEADPSKAVENADVVYTDVWVSMGKEAEYETRIQHFKPYQVNSDLLSQAAEDAIVMHCMPAHRGEEITDEVMDGPQSVVYEQAENRLHAQKAILALILG; encoded by the coding sequence ATGCAAAGCTTTAAAGGCCGAGATTTTATAGATATTGCTGATTTCAGCAAAGAAGAAATAGAATACATTCTCTACACTGCTTTAGAGCTTAAAAGAAGGCTGTTTCTTAAACAGGAGATAAGTCTTCTTAAGGAGAAGGTCCTGGCTCTTCTTTTTGAAAAGCCTTCTCTGCGTACCCGAGTATCTTTCGAGTTGGCTATGCTTCAGTTAGGAGGAAAAGCTCTTTACCTTGGCCCTCAAGAGGTGGGTTTGGGAAAACGCGAAGCTATCAAAGATGTTGCTCTGGTTTTAAGCAGAATGGTTGATGGAATAATGATACGTACTTTTGCCCATAGTAATGTGCTGGAACTCGCAAACTATGCTACTGTACCAGTTATCAATGGGTTGTCTGACCTTCATCATCCTTGTCAGATTATGGGCGACCTGCTTACCATAAAAGAGAAAAAAGGGCGGCTTGAAGATCTCAAGATTTGCTTTGTAGGCGATGGTAATAACGTTTGTAACTCTCTGGTCGTTGCCAGTGCTGTATTAGGGTTGGAAACCTGGGTATCAACGCCTCCTCGGTATAAACCTGATGCTGGGGTGTGGGAGTGGGCAGAAAGCTTGTCTAAAAAGAGCGGAGCCAAAATTGTTTATGAGGCTGACCCCAGCAAGGCTGTAGAAAATGCTGACGTGGTTTACACTGATGTCTGGGTAAGCATGGGCAAAGAAGCAGAATATGAAACCAGAATTCAGCACTTCAAACCCTACCAAGTTAACAGCGATTTGCTTTCCCAAGCTGCAGAAGATGCTATAGTGATGCACTGCATGCCTGCACACCGAGGAGAAGAAATCACTGATGAGGTAATGGACGGTCCACAGTCCGTGGTCTACGAACAGGCTGAAAACCGTCTTCATGCCCAGAAAGCCATTTTAGCCCTAATATTAGGTTGA
- the cdaA gene encoding diadenylate cyclase CdaA, with amino-acid sequence MFALGWRHILELIVLYCFVFYLLRFLHGTPLVAPLNFLSFIFIAAGVSNFAGLKELNFFWKVLLAGYVASMLIVFQPEIRRIYTNRAYHRETTPVMSGLLFHNEELRGKLIDDLVITCQTLSRKKIGALIVLERSNSLKDFIQTGILIDAVFSPELAISIFLVESPLHDGAIILRENRLLAAGCILPLAEVVEGKKLVGTRHRAGIGITEQTDALAIVVSEETGKISLAVHGKMAWGIETPALKKMLKILYRKV; translated from the coding sequence TTGTTCGCTTTAGGATGGCGTCACATACTTGAACTCATAGTTCTGTACTGCTTTGTTTTTTACCTGCTCCGTTTTCTGCACGGAACGCCGCTAGTTGCACCACTTAATTTTTTATCTTTTATCTTTATTGCAGCCGGTGTATCAAATTTTGCAGGACTCAAGGAGCTTAACTTTTTCTGGAAAGTCCTGCTTGCCGGATATGTTGCCTCAATGCTCATTGTTTTTCAACCTGAGATAAGGCGAATATACACCAACCGCGCTTACCACAGGGAAACCACTCCAGTGATGAGTGGCTTGCTTTTCCACAACGAAGAATTACGTGGGAAGCTGATAGACGACCTGGTGATAACTTGCCAGACTCTTTCCAGAAAGAAAATAGGAGCGCTCATTGTTCTTGAGCGTTCTAATAGTCTGAAAGATTTCATACAAACTGGAATACTTATTGATGCAGTATTCTCGCCAGAGCTGGCGATTTCCATCTTTCTGGTGGAATCACCACTTCACGATGGGGCAATCATACTGCGAGAAAATCGCCTTTTAGCTGCAGGGTGCATTTTACCTCTTGCTGAAGTGGTAGAGGGCAAAAAACTGGTGGGTACCAGGCACCGTGCCGGTATAGGAATAACTGAACAAACTGATGCACTGGCTATTGTGGTTTCCGAGGAAACCGGTAAAATTTCTTTAGCGGTACATGGTAAAATGGCCTGGGGTATCGAGACCCCCGCTCTTAAAAAAATGCTTAAAATTCTGTATAGAAAGGTATGA